The window CGTTCGCAACGCGTTCGCACGGGGTCCCGGCGTCGCGCGACGGGGGTGCGGGGGTGGGGGAGACCACGACGAAGGGCCCGCACGCAGCGGGCCCTTCGCTTCGTCCTGCGCCCGAGGGGCGCGGGGCGTCGTGGCTTACTCGTACGGCTGGACGACGATCTCGCCGTCGATGATCGCCTGCCGGATGCCCTCGAGCTGGTCGACGGTCGCGTCGGGGATGAGCGGCGCGTTGTATTCGTCGAGCGCCCAGCCGACGCCGTCTTCGGCGAGGCCGAGGATCTGCGTGCCGGCGGTGAACGTCCCGGCGGCGGTGTCGTACGCGCCGTTCGCCGACGCGGTATCGACGCGCTTGAGCATGCTGGTCAGCCCGTGGTTCAGGGTCGCCGGGTCGTCGTCGGTGTCGCCGGCCGGGTTCTGGTTGCTGTCGACCCCGATGAAGAACAGCGGGTGGGCGTCGCCGTCGCACTGCTCGGCGTAGGCGTCGGAGACCGGCACGTCGCGCAGCGGCGTGGTGCGCGGCTCACCGTCCGGCACGAAGCACTTCTCCTCGTTCACGAACTCGATGACGCCGTTCCCCGACGCCCCGGCGGCGGCGTAGACGATGTCCGCCCCTTGGGCGCGCTGCACCGACGCGAGCTCCTTCGCGCGGGCGGGGTCGTTCCACGCCGCCGGCGTGGTCCCGACGTAGTTGCTGATGATCTCGCACTCCGGGCAGGCGGCGGAGACGCCCTGCTGGTAGCCGGTGTCGAAGTTGCGGATGAGCGGGATGTCCATGCCTCCGACGAAGCCGACCGTGCCGGTCCGCGTCATCAGCCCGGCCAGGTAGCCCACCAGGAAGCTGCCCTCGTGCTCCTTGAACAGCACGCTGCGGACGTTGTCCGCCTCGACGACCGCGTCGATGAGGACGTAGTTCGTGAAGGGGAACTCCTGCGACACCGAGGCGATCGAGTCCGCCTGGTTGAAGCCGGGCGCGACGATCAGTTCCGCGCCCTGCTCGGAGATGCTGCGCAGGCCCTGCGCGGAGGTCTCCGGCGTGCCCTCGAACTCGAGGAGTTCGATCTCCAGGCCGTCGGCCTCGAGGTCGGCGATGGCCGCCTCCATGCCGTTGAAGGTACCTTCGTTGAACGAACCGTCGAACTTCCCGCCGGCGTCGTACACGATGCCGAACACGTAGTCCTGGGCGCCGGCGGCACCGAGAACCAGGGCGAGGGCGAGGGGGAGCAGTCTACGCATGCGAACCTCCGAGAGGGGGAGCTTCGGGCCGAAGCCCGGAGGGCGTGTACCCACGACCGGACTATAGCAACCGCCGCGGTCGCCCTGACGGAATCATGACGTCCGCCGCGCCGCGCAGCGGCTGCTACGATGCGCGCCGTGAGCGACGCGCATCCCCCCTCGACCGACGACGCCCCCCGCGCGGTCCACGCGCGCGCCGCCGACCTCCGCCGCCGCATCGAGGCGGCCAATCACGCGTACTTCGTCGAGGACGCGCCGATCCTGAGCGACGCGGCGTACGACGCGCTCGTGCGGGAGCTGCAGGCGCTCGAGGACGCGCACCCGGAGCTGCGCAGCGAGACGTCCCCCACCCAACGCGTCGGCGCGGAACCGTCCGGCGACCTGCGGACCCTGACGCACGGCGTGCCGCTCTACTCGCTCGACAACGCCTTCGAGGACGCCGAGCTCGACGCCTTCGCCGAGCGCATCCACCGCACCCTCGGCAGCGACGACGTCCTGACCTACGCGTGCGAACTCAAGATCGACGGCCTGTCGGTCAACCTCCGCTACGAGGGGGGCGAGCTGGCGTGGGCCGCGACGCGCGGCAACGGCCGGGAGGGGGAGGAGATCACCCCGAACGCCCGGACCATTCCCTCGATCCCCACGCACCTCGACGGCGTGCCCGACGTCCTCGAGGTGCGGGGCGAGATCTACCTCGCCAAGGACGTCTTCGCGCGCATCAACGCCGCGCGCGAGGAGGCGGGCGAAGCGCCGTTCCGCAACCCCCGCAACGCCGCCGCCGGCACCGTCCGTCAGCTCGACGCGAGCGTCGCGCGGCGGCGGAACCTGCAGGCGTTCTTCTACGGCGTCGGGAGGCCGGAGAACCTGCCGGTCGGCAGCCAAGCGGAGCTGCTGGATTGGTTGGAGGCGAAGGGGTTCCCCGTCAACCCCGACCGCGCGACCGTCCGGGGGCTGGACGGCGCGCGCGACGTCATCCTTCGCTGGACCGACGCCCGCAGCGACCTGCCCTACGACGCCGACGGCGTCGTGATCAAGGTGAACGACCTGACGCTGCAGCGCGAGCTCGGCACCACGAGTCGCGCGCCGCGCTGGGCGATCGCCTGGAAGTTCCCCGCCGAAGAAAAACGCACGACCCTCCGCGCCATCACGGTGCAGGTGGGGCGGACCGGCAAGATCACGCCCGTCGCGGAGCTCGACCCGCGCATGCTGGAGGGGACCGAGGTCACCCGCGCCACCCTGCACAACCCCGGCTTCGTGCACGACCTCGACCTCCGCGTTGGGGACACCGTCGTCGTCCACAAGTCGGGCGGCGTCATCCCCGAGGTGCTGCGGGTGGTGGGGGAGGCCCGCCCCGACGACGCGGCGCCCTGGGTCACGCCGGAGCGGTGTCCCGCCTGCGACGCGGCGCTGATCGAGGACGGCGCCAACCTCCGCTGCATC of the Trueperaceae bacterium genome contains:
- a CDS encoding BMP family ABC transporter substrate-binding protein, coding for MRRLLPLALALVLGAAGAQDYVFGIVYDAGGKFDGSFNEGTFNGMEAAIADLEADGLEIELLEFEGTPETSAQGLRSISEQGAELIVAPGFNQADSIASVSQEFPFTNYVLIDAVVEADNVRSVLFKEHEGSFLVGYLAGLMTRTGTVGFVGGMDIPLIRNFDTGYQQGVSAACPECEIISNYVGTTPAAWNDPARAKELASVQRAQGADIVYAAAGASGNGVIEFVNEEKCFVPDGEPRTTPLRDVPVSDAYAEQCDGDAHPLFFIGVDSNQNPAGDTDDDPATLNHGLTSMLKRVDTASANGAYDTAAGTFTAGTQILGLAEDGVGWALDEYNAPLIPDATVDQLEGIRQAIIDGEIVVQPYE
- the ligA gene encoding NAD-dependent DNA ligase LigA, translated to MSDAHPPSTDDAPRAVHARAADLRRRIEAANHAYFVEDAPILSDAAYDALVRELQALEDAHPELRSETSPTQRVGAEPSGDLRTLTHGVPLYSLDNAFEDAELDAFAERIHRTLGSDDVLTYACELKIDGLSVNLRYEGGELAWAATRGNGREGEEITPNARTIPSIPTHLDGVPDVLEVRGEIYLAKDVFARINAAREEAGEAPFRNPRNAAAGTVRQLDASVARRRNLQAFFYGVGRPENLPVGSQAELLDWLEAKGFPVNPDRATVRGLDGARDVILRWTDARSDLPYDADGVVIKVNDLTLQRELGTTSRAPRWAIAWKFPAEEKRTTLRAITVQVGRTGKITPVAELDPRMLEGTEVTRATLHNPGFVHDLDLRVGDTVVVHKSGGVIPEVLRVVGEARPDDAAPWVTPERCPACDAALIEDGANLRCINPDCPAQRQERLQHYASRKALDVEGLGERSVAQFLDAGLVRSIPDLYDLDAEALTDLEGWGATSAANLVAELDRARTPDLAAFLVGLGLPQVGPATADALARRFRTLDAILAADLADLEAVPDVGEATARMVRDALDADAMRATLDGLRARGVWPEARSDAGTSDALDGLTFVLTGSLSRPRDEVKDRLEAAGARVTGSVSKKTDYVVAGEDPGSKADKAASLGVPVLDEAGLVALLDERGVEDTADA